The following proteins are encoded in a genomic region of Prionailurus viverrinus isolate Anna chromosome E3, UM_Priviv_1.0, whole genome shotgun sequence:
- the FOXL3 gene encoding forkhead box L3 codes for MFDSSQYPYNCFNYDADDYPVGSSDEQKRLTRPAYSYVALIAMAIQQSPSGRVTLSGIYDFITRKFPYFRANQRAWQNSIRHNLSLNSCFVKVPRTEGHEKGKGNYWTLAAGCESLLDLFENGNYRRRRRRRGPKREGAGQARAGGAEGPQGPPEPAPGPPPAPASPAALGKEEHRGIKFSIDYILSAPGPFAGLKGPYGQQEGRTPPPPPPRLEAQPMNLHLWTI; via the exons ATGTTTGACAGCTCGCAGTATCCCTACAATTGTTTCAATTATGACGCCGACGACTACCCGGTGGGCAGCTCCGACGAGCAGAAGCGGCTCACGAGGCCCGCGTACAG CTACGTCGCGCTGATCGCCATGGCCATCCAGCAGAGCCCCTCGGGCAGGGTGACCCTGTCCGGCATCTACGACTTCATCACGCGCAAGTTCCCCTACTTCCGAGCCAACCAGCGCGCCTGGCAGAACTCCATCCGCCACAACCTGTCCCTCAACAGCTGCTTCGTGAAG GTGCCTCGGACGGAGGGCCACGAGAAGGGCAAGGGTAACTACTGGACGCTGGCGGCCGGCTGCGAGTCGCTGCTGGACCTCTTCGAGAACGGCAACTATCGCAGGCGGCGCCGGCGCCGCGGCCCCAAgcgcgagggggcggggcaggcgcGTGCGGGGGGCGCGGAGGGGCCGCAGGGGCCCCCTGAGCCAGCCCCaggcccgccccccgcccctgccagccCGGCtgccctggggaaggaggagcacAGGGGCATCAAGTTCAGCATTGACTACATCCTGTCCGCGCCGGGCCCTTTCGCGGGGCTCAAGGGTCCGTACGGCCAGCAGGAGggcagaaccccccccccccccccaccccggctggaGGCCCAGCCAATGAACCTCCACCTGTGGACCATATGA